A region of Salvia miltiorrhiza cultivar Shanhuang (shh) unplaced genomic scaffold, IMPLAD_Smil_shh fragScaff_scaffold_9:::fragment_2:::debris, whole genome shotgun sequence DNA encodes the following proteins:
- the LOC131003210 gene encoding putative late blight resistance protein homolog R1A-10 translates to MVGLSDEFEKARDDLLKGKNYSIIGMAGVGKTTLAKHIFEDPSIQRHFEFRAWIKVGRKCEFNELLRCLLAQVDPNAYEMLAQGDDDEEELIGFLKKRLKDKNCLIVLDDVWEVQAINRLRVLVVENICGSIRVLLTSRRNIVTIMSGCERLDLLNLKESMELLGMKVFGEEGFPLQLEKLGEKIAIKCEGLPLMIVTVAELLSKADKTPEYWTEVLKQRSSVFLDAYNQILEVLFPSYDYLPQHLKMLFLYMGAFPPYIDMINPRMLNDLLTAEGFFESIGEENFEDFFYTSLKDLSMQHHLVLKTTNSSTYRMLSCWQHLCKVEASRIKFLHVLQSCDDVIKDQRRLCAHWNNLFGFKQVYDLIKSDCAPTARSLLCHGPYHQYPIPIHAMGFKLLRVLYALNVRFYHIPIEILKLVCLRYLALNYNGELPPSISNLFHLQFLIIQRYMSIKKRGVQIYVPVQIWDMQELECIGVWGRDLPTPNTDDATLNKLTTLLGVSANSCTREVLKRIPNLKHLEIEAELKPYDNDDDETNPLSCLSYISQLQNLVALRYSIKNPEIKHEFKTIPLSMFPSSLTMLNLSGLGYPWKYMNDIGSLLPNLEFLTLESYAFRGPEWEIESGSFLKLIQLEIEDTDLVQWRPQRGSFPVLCELIMKHCYKLQQFDWPYDHSWINRIVLVDCNPSAVACANQLRDKFSFELMVESSF, encoded by the coding sequence GGCGGGCGTTGGAAAGACAACTCTTGCCAAACATATATTTGAAGATCCATCAATTCAGAGGCattttgagtttcgagcatgGATCAAAGTGGGCAGAAAATGCGAGTTCAATGAACTATTACGGTGCCTTCTAGCTCAAGTGGATCCCAACGCTTATGAAATGCTTGCCCAAGGAGATGATGACGAGGAGGAGTTAATTGGATTCCTCAAAAAGAGATTGAAAGACAAGAATTGTCTGATCgtgttggatgatgtttgggagGTACAAGCAATAAATCGCTTACGAGTATTGGTGGTAGAGAATATTTGTGGAAGTATTCGAGTCTTACTTACAAGTAGAAGAAATATAGTAACTATAATGAGTGGGTGTGAAAGATTGGACTTGTTGAATCTAAAAGAAAGTATGGAATTACTTGGTATGAAGGTGTTTGGTGAAGAGGGTTTTCCTCTTCAACTTGAGAAGCTGGGAGAGAAGATTGCCATAAAATGTGAAGGGCTTCCTCTTATGATAGTCACAGTTGCAGAGCTCCTATCGAAAGCGGACAAGACCCCAGAATACTGGACTGAGGTACTCAAACAACGTAGTTCAGTCTTCTTGGATGCATACAATCAAATATTAGAGGTACTTTTCCCAAGCTATGACTACTTACCCCAACATTTGAAAATGCTTTTTCTCTATATGGGAGCTTTCCCTCCATATATTGATATGATCAATCCACGCATGCTCAACGATCTGTTGACTGCAGAGGGGTTTTTTGAATCGATTGGAGAagaaaattttgaagattttttctaTACAAGCTTGAAAGATCTTTCTATGCAGCATCATCTTGTTCTCAAAACAACAAATTCTTCAACATATCGCATGCTTTCCTGCTGGCAGCACTTGTGTAAGGTAGAAGCTAGTAGGATCAAGTTTTTGCATGTCTTACAAAGTTGTGATGATGTTATAAAAGACCAACGCCGCTTGTGTGCCCATTGGAATAATTTATTTGGTTTCAAACAAGTGTATGACTTGATAAAAAGTGATTGTGCACCCACTGCCCGATCTCTCCTTTGTCATGGTCCTTATCACCAATATCCGATCCCAATACATGCCATGGGTTTCAAGTTGCTCAGGGTACTATATGCTCTTAATGTTAGATTTTACCATATCCCAATTGAAATTCTGAAACTAGTTTGTCTGCGGTACCTTGCCCTAAATTACAACGGGGAGCTCCCTCCTTCCATATCCAACCTTTTTCACCTTCAATTTTTGATTATCCAAAGATATATGAGCATTAAAAAGCGTGGAGTTCAGATATATGTTCCTGTGCAAATTTGGGACATGCAAGAACTAGAGTGTATTGGTGTATGGGGAAGGGACCTACCAACCCCTAATACCGATGATGCTACCTTGAACAAACTCACCACACTTCTTGGTGTGAGTGCAAACAGTTGTACAAGGGAAGTTCTCAAAAGAATTCCTAATTTAAAGCATTTAGAAATTGAAGCGGAGTTGAAGCCTTatgataatgatgatgatgaaaccAACCCATTGAGTTGCTTGAGTTATATATCACAACTCCAGAATTTGGTCGCACTTAGATATAGCATAAAGAATCCCGAGATAAAGCATGAGTTTAAGACTATTCCTCTTTCAATGTTCCCATCAAGTCTCACAATGTTAAATTTGAGTGGGTTGGGGTATCCTTGGAAGTACATGAATGACATTGGTTCGCTGCTGCCAAATCTCGAGTTTCTCACATTAGAATCCTATGCCTTTCGAGGCCCGGAGTGGGAAATAGAATCGGGGAGTTTCTTGAAACTTATTCAACTTGAAATTGAAGACACCGATTTGGTGCAATGGAGACCTCAACGCGGAAGCTTCCCAGTGCTCTGCGAATTAATCATGAAGCATTGCTACAAACTACAACAATTCGATTGGCCGTACGATCATTCTTGGATCAATCGTATTGTATTAGTTGATTGCAATCCTTCAGCTGTGGCTTGTGCCAATCAATTAAGAGACAAGTTTTCCTTTGAACTTATGGTCGAGTCTTCTTTTTGA